A genome region from Myxosarcina sp. GI1 includes the following:
- a CDS encoding mercuric reductase: MSNIQNHAVTIAPLDEYNRQLLANVHPPEWQNPNPASCYDLVVIGAGTAGLVTAKGAAGLGIGVKVALIEKNLMGGDCLNVGCVPSKCIIRSSRVAATVKQAEAYGVRSSNEIDIDFAKVMSRMRAIRTKISPVDSAASAKKDGVDVFFGEASFAGDNKITVGNQTLKFKKAVIATGARAVNPQIEGLAEAGYLTNETVFSLTELPQRLAVIGGGPIGCELAQAFRRLGGEVILLHKSSQILNKEDLEAASMVSKVFTQEGISLVLDCQIQRVELTDEGKEIYFSSGGREDSVLVDEILAGVGRQPNVEGLNLEAAGVEYDAKKGVKVNDNLQTSNPKIYAAGDICMSWKFTHAADAAARIVIKNTLFAPFGLGQSKLSNLVMPWVTYTAPEIAHVGMYEHDARSKGIDCNTIKIDFDDVDRALADGEAGFFKIVHKRGSDKILGATIVANHAGEMISEITTAMVGGLGLSDLAAVIHPYPTQAEAIKKAADAYRRTLLTAKTKTFLRFLTKLS; this comes from the coding sequence ATGTCTAATATCCAAAATCATGCAGTCACTATTGCTCCTTTAGACGAATACAATCGACAACTGCTGGCAAATGTTCATCCGCCTGAGTGGCAAAATCCCAACCCAGCCAGTTGCTATGACTTAGTTGTAATTGGTGCTGGTACCGCAGGTTTAGTTACTGCCAAGGGAGCAGCAGGCTTGGGTATTGGGGTCAAAGTAGCTTTAATTGAAAAAAATCTCATGGGAGGAGACTGTCTTAATGTCGGGTGCGTACCATCAAAATGCATCATTCGTTCTTCGCGCGTGGCAGCAACAGTAAAACAAGCCGAAGCTTACGGCGTGCGGTCGTCCAACGAGATCGATATTGATTTTGCTAAAGTCATGTCTAGAATGCGCGCCATTAGAACTAAAATCAGTCCTGTTGATTCGGCAGCTAGTGCTAAAAAGGATGGGGTAGATGTCTTTTTTGGCGAGGCTAGTTTTGCTGGCGACAATAAAATTACTGTCGGTAACCAAACTCTAAAATTTAAAAAAGCTGTAATTGCCACTGGAGCTAGAGCCGTAAATCCTCAAATTGAGGGTTTGGCAGAAGCTGGCTATTTAACTAATGAAACCGTTTTTTCCCTAACCGAACTTCCTCAAAGATTGGCAGTTATTGGCGGTGGTCCTATTGGTTGCGAATTAGCACAGGCGTTTAGGCGGTTGGGTGGTGAAGTTATTTTGTTGCATAAAAGTTCTCAAATTTTAAATAAAGAAGATCTTGAAGCTGCCTCAATGGTGAGCAAAGTATTTACCCAAGAAGGTATTAGTTTGGTGTTGGATTGCCAGATACAAAGAGTAGAGTTAACTGACGAAGGTAAAGAAATTTATTTTAGCAGCGGCGGTCGAGAAGATTCAGTTTTAGTCGATGAGATTTTAGCTGGTGTGGGAAGGCAACCTAATGTAGAAGGTTTGAATTTAGAAGCAGCAGGAGTAGAGTACGATGCAAAAAAAGGAGTAAAAGTTAACGATAATCTGCAAACTAGCAACCCTAAAATATATGCTGCGGGGGATATTTGCATGAGTTGGAAATTTACCCACGCTGCCGATGCCGCAGCTAGAATCGTCATTAAAAATACTTTATTTGCTCCTTTTGGACTGGGACAATCCAAACTTAGCAATTTAGTGATGCCCTGGGTAACTTATACCGCTCCCGAAATTGCTCATGTAGGAATGTACGAGCATGACGCTCGGTCTAAAGGTATAGATTGCAATACTATTAAAATCGATTTTGACGATGTAGACCGCGCTCTAGCAGACGGAGAAGCTGGGTTTTTTAAAATAGTTCATAAACGAGGTTCGGACAAAATTTTAGGAGCGACTATCGTAGCCAATCATGCTGGAGAAATGATAAGTGAAATTACAACTGCTATGGTAGGTGGTCTGGGTTTGAGCGA
- a CDS encoding DUF1822 family protein, which yields MTAIDLFNPAHLVLDFPQSILQSAWTKSQATANSNSRWQSYFDRVVLAVFLPWLRSEAEGIVVETSTNKTTRESIWELVGGTSIVYGDAKLVLIASETEDFSEFRVAREWLDIPEWVADYYLAVQVNVDEGYLRVWGYTTHQKLKQEGIYSHSDRTYSLTETQMIADLDVLWVAREVCPDEPTQAEATVIPEISAAQANNLIQRLGNDDIILPRLAIPFEIWAGLIQNPNWCQSLANKRRGAISSFSVARWLHNEISNLSEEVSKLTELGWRQIQFQPSAIGARDAATASDTALALVKQLTIENRPYELKIMPIVEERGTWRFELRSLTLGGTIPKGFKLRLLTEDMQNFPDNEDVAIEAVELLYLEVSLDSGEGLVWQVEPSPDNERSEILRF from the coding sequence CAGGCGACAGCTAATTCTAACAGTCGTTGGCAATCTTATTTTGATCGTGTTGTGCTAGCTGTTTTTTTACCCTGGTTGCGATCGGAAGCAGAAGGTATTGTAGTCGAGACTTCAACGAACAAAACTACCAGAGAAAGTATTTGGGAACTAGTTGGTGGTACCTCTATAGTTTATGGAGATGCCAAGCTGGTTTTGATTGCTTCGGAAACAGAAGATTTTAGTGAATTTAGAGTGGCTAGAGAGTGGTTAGATATTCCTGAATGGGTAGCAGATTACTACTTAGCAGTACAGGTAAATGTAGATGAAGGTTATCTGCGAGTTTGGGGATATACTACCCATCAAAAACTTAAACAAGAAGGAATTTACAGTCATAGCGATCGCACCTATTCTCTAACAGAAACTCAAATGATTGCCGACTTAGATGTGCTGTGGGTAGCAAGAGAGGTTTGTCCCGACGAACCAACTCAAGCCGAAGCGACAGTTATACCTGAAATATCAGCAGCACAAGCTAATAATTTAATTCAACGTTTGGGCAATGACGATATTATTTTACCGAGATTGGCAATTCCTTTTGAAATTTGGGCTGGATTGATTCAAAATCCCAACTGGTGTCAAAGTTTGGCTAATAAAAGGCGCGGGGCAATTTCTTCTTTTTCTGTAGCTCGATGGTTGCACAATGAAATATCTAATTTGTCAGAAGAAGTATCCAAACTAACAGAGTTGGGCTGGCGACAAATTCAGTTTCAACCCAGCGCGATCGGTGCTAGAGATGCAGCAACCGCAAGCGATACTGCTTTGGCTTTAGTCAAACAGCTTACGATTGAGAACCGTCCCTACGAACTAAAAATTATGCCTATAGTCGAAGAACGAGGAACGTGGCGGTTTGAACTGCGAAGCCTCACTTTAGGCGGTACGATTCCCAAAGGGTTTAAACTCAGACTACTAACTGAGGATATGCAGAATTTTCCCGATAACGAAGATGTAGCAATTGAAGCTGTAGAGTTACTTTACCTTGAAGTTAGCTTGGACTCTGGCGAAGGTTTAGTTTGGCAGGTAGAACCAAGTCCCGACAACGAGCGATCGGAAATATTGCGTTTTTGA
- the thiC gene encoding phosphomethylpyrimidine synthase: MRQEWVAKRRGQGNVSQMHYARQGLITEEMNYVARRENLPVDLIREEVARGRMIIPANINHVNLEPMCIGIASSCKVNANIGASPNSSDINEEVAKLNLAVKYGADTVMDLSTGGGNLDEIRQTIINASPVPIGTVPIYQALESVHGSIENLAAEDFLHIIEKHAQQGVDYMTIHAGILIEYLPLVRDRLTGIVSRGGGIIARWMLHHHKQNPLYTHFDDIIEIFKKYDVSFSLGDSLRPGCTHDASDEAQLAELKTLGELTRRAWKHDVQVMVEGPGHVPMDQIEFNVKKQMEECSEAPFYVLGPLVTDIAPGYDHITSAIGAAMAGWYGTAMLCYVTPKEHLGLPDAEDVRSGLIAYKIAAHAADIARHRHGARDRDDELSKARYNFDWERQFELSLDPERAREYHDETLPADIYKTAEFCSMCGPKFCPMQTKVDADALTELEKFLAKESATVAQS; the protein is encoded by the coding sequence ATGAGACAAGAATGGGTCGCCAAGCGGCGCGGACAAGGCAACGTATCCCAGATGCACTACGCTCGTCAGGGATTAATCACCGAAGAAATGAACTATGTTGCTCGGCGGGAAAATTTACCCGTAGACTTAATCCGCGAGGAAGTAGCAAGAGGTAGAATGATTATCCCTGCTAATATCAATCATGTTAATTTAGAGCCGATGTGTATTGGTATTGCTTCTTCTTGTAAGGTAAACGCTAATATTGGTGCTTCTCCTAACTCATCAGATATCAATGAAGAAGTAGCCAAGCTAAATTTGGCGGTTAAGTATGGTGCCGATACCGTAATGGATCTTTCTACTGGTGGCGGAAATCTCGACGAAATTCGTCAAACTATTATTAATGCTTCTCCAGTACCCATTGGTACAGTACCGATTTATCAAGCTTTAGAAAGCGTACACGGCAGCATTGAAAATCTGGCTGCTGAAGATTTTCTACATATAATCGAAAAACATGCTCAGCAGGGTGTGGACTACATGACCATTCATGCAGGTATCCTGATTGAGTATTTGCCCTTAGTTAGAGATCGTCTGACAGGTATTGTCTCTCGCGGAGGCGGTATTATTGCCAGATGGATGCTGCATCATCACAAACAAAATCCTCTCTACACTCATTTTGACGACATCATCGAAATTTTTAAAAAATACGATGTTTCTTTTAGTCTGGGTGATTCTCTACGTCCAGGCTGCACTCACGATGCTTCTGACGAAGCGCAGCTAGCCGAATTAAAAACTTTAGGGGAACTAACCCGTCGCGCTTGGAAACATGATGTACAGGTAATGGTTGAAGGTCCAGGGCACGTACCGATGGATCAGATTGAGTTTAATGTTAAAAAGCAAATGGAAGAGTGTAGCGAAGCACCTTTCTACGTACTAGGTCCTTTAGTGACCGATATTGCCCCTGGTTACGATCATATTACTTCAGCGATCGGAGCGGCAATGGCTGGCTGGTATGGTACGGCAATGCTTTGTTATGTTACCCCTAAAGAACATTTAGGGCTACCCGATGCTGAAGACGTGCGTAGTGGCTTGATTGCTTATAAAATAGCGGCTCATGCGGCTGATATTGCCCGTCACCGTCACGGTGCTAGAGATAGAGACGACGAGCTTTCTAAAGCACGCTATAACTTTGATTGGGAACGTCAGTTTGAACTTTCTCTCGATCCAGAACGAGCTAGAGAATATCATGACGAAACTCTTCCTGCAGATATTTATAAAACTGCGGAATTTTGCTCGATGTGCGGTCCTAAATTCTGTCCGATGCAAACTAAAGTCGATGCCGATGCCCTAACCGAGTTAGAAAAGTTTCTAGCTAAAGAAAGTGCAACCGTAGCTCAAAGTTAA
- a CDS encoding RNA-binding protein, which produces MSIYVGNLNYEINKQDLSEVFAEYGTVKRVHLPTDRETGRVRGFGFVELENEAEEEKAIATLNGAEWMGRELKVNKARPR; this is translated from the coding sequence ATGTCAATTTATGTAGGCAATCTCAACTATGAGATTAACAAGCAAGACCTAAGCGAAGTATTCGCTGAATATGGCACTGTCAAAAGAGTTCATCTACCAACAGACCGCGAGACAGGTCGTGTTAGAGGTTTTGGCTTTGTAGAATTAGAAAACGAAGCTGAAGAAGAAAAAGCAATTGCCACTTTAAACGGTGCAGAATGGATGGGACGCGAGCTAAAAGTCAATAAAGCTAGACCTCGTTAA